The Henckelia pumila isolate YLH828 chromosome 2, ASM3356847v2, whole genome shotgun sequence genome includes a window with the following:
- the LOC140882508 gene encoding protection of telomeres protein 1b-like, translated as MTRRRRDGDDDDYKYMQLIDASSSINQRVNLIGIVIETTLPKSTKGTDLFCSVKIVDETQPGPLSVLFFAETVEKLPRVASNGDIMMLSRVTISTRGSEVYAMYNKKFSSFALYEGRDFGEREFAHYQSSRNFSFREQDKRLITGMRKWLMRTKIEGLNDFNVLREIKKGERVNLLCKIIHIYKVKKDKWMFFLWDGTDAPPACIEAKLEDEMENPLPLHLEPSPLSRDILCTFPTVGTVMRMIIDQSYKISINSIRTNIWVKFVNIKCEVVAGLWQGVLMPFSSLCILSDDDDRVLDCQRTYNERVPSKWGRMPFTSFPWPSHMTETDHPDVPFVTLMNVLTHAEVTCKYRCVVRVVAIFPWRADDFHSPCGIYRIRLTLEDPTARIHAFLYAEDGIKFFGNDLSVDILTRKRNLLLGIGEGDECEHTLENVSRNPPWVECCLKSYYLDRNDGWGSRNYRIFGTAFVG; from the exons ATGACGCGCCGTAGAAGAgatggtgatgatgatgattataaGTACATGCAACTTATTGACGCATCGTCTTCTATTAACCAGCGAGTGAATCTCATTGGCATTGTCATCGAGACTACTCTCCCCAAGTCTACTAAAGGCACTG ATTTATTTTGCTCGGTGAAGATCGTTGATGAAACGCAGCCAGGTCCTCTTTCCGTATTGTTTTTTGCCGAAACTGTCGAGAAGCTTCCTCGTGTGGCGTCGAATGGTGATATAATGATGCTTTCTCGAGTTACG ATAAGTACTCGGGGTTCTGAGGTTTATGCTATGTATAACAAGAAATTTTCTTCCTTTGCTTTATATGAAGGGAGAGATTTTGGTGAGAGAGAATTTGCGCATTATCAATCTTCACGAAATTTTTCATTCAGAGAACAAGACAAAAGACTTATCACGGGGATGAGGAAATGGTTGATGCGTACTAAAATTGAAG GCTTGAATGATTTTAATGTGTTGAGGGAGATCAAGAAAGGTGAGCGCGTCAATCTGCTTTGCAAG ATTATACATATCTACAAAGTCAAGAAAGATAAGTGGATGTTCTTTCTTTGGGATGGGACAGACGCACCACCTGCTTGTATTGAAGCCAA GCTTGAAGATGAGATGGAAAATCCACTTCCTCTACACTTGGAACCCTCTCCTTTATCTAGAGATATTTTATGTACATTTCCAACTGTTGGAACTGTCATGAGGATGATCATTGATCAAAGCTACAAGATCAGCATCAATTCTATTCGCACAAATATATGGGTGAAATTTGTCAATATAAAATGTGAAGTTGTTGCAGGGTTGTGGCAAGGTGTACTGATGCCTTTTTCTTCGCTTTGCATTTTGTCTGATGATGATGATCGTGTATTAGATTGCCAAAG GACATATAATGAACGTGTTCCATCAAAATGGGGCCGTATGCCGTTTACAAGCTTTCCTTGGCCTTCACACATGACAG AGACCGATCATCCTGATGTGCCTTTTGTGACTTTGATGAATGTCCTTACTCATGCAGAG GTGACATGTAAATATAGATGTGTAGTTCGGGTGGTTGCAATATTCCCATGGAGAGCTGATGACTTCCACTCCCCTTGTGGTATTTATCGGATTAGGTTGACACTGGAAGACCCTACTGCAAGAATCCATGCTTTTCTTTATGCAGAGGATGGG ATTAAATTCTTTGGAAATGATTTATCTGTCGATATATTAACAAGGAAGCGGAATTTGTTGCTTGGAATTGGTGAAGGAGACGAGTGTGAACATACTCTGGAAAATGTCTCCAGAAATCCGCCGTGGGTAGAGTGTTGCTTGAAATCATATTATCTTGACAGAAATGATGGCTGGGGGAGTAGGAACTATCGGATATTTGGCACAGCATTTGTTGGCTGA